Proteins co-encoded in one Astyanax mexicanus isolate ESR-SI-001 chromosome 1, AstMex3_surface, whole genome shotgun sequence genomic window:
- the LOC103042342 gene encoding trans-L-3-hydroxyproline dehydratase isoform X1, which yields MSPMEFPKLPPHDGPVLSVVDMHTGGEPLRVIINGYPEVTGDTVLAKRRYAREHLDHLRKVLMFEPRGHYDMYGALLVQSEIAEADIGVLFMHNEGYSTMCGHAVIALGRFAVDYGLVKSPTSPETQINIHCPCGLVKAFVEYSNGKTGAVRFHSVPAFVFATDVKVTVPGFGEITVDISYGGALYAFVNADSFRMDVSKSRTRDLVDVATAVSNAVKSQVKLHHPVSDDLAFLYGTILTDGKDAFSDEPTANICVFADAQVDRSPTGSGVTARIALQYHKGLIQLHQTRSFKSGTTEALFTGKAVQETTCGEFKAVVVEVAGHAYYTGAASFTLENSDLLKDGFLLR from the exons GCCCAATGGAATTTCCGAAGCTTCCTCCTCATGATGGACCTGTTTTGTCAGTGGTGGACATGCATACTGGAGGAGAACCTTTGCGGGTCATCATAAACGGTTATCCAGAGGTGACTGGGGACACAGTCCTCGCCAAACGGCGTTATGCACGAGAACATCTTGACCACCTTCGTAAAGTTCTGATGTTTGAGCCCCGCGGTCACTATGATATGTATGGAGCCTTACTGGTCCAAAGTGAAATAGCAGAAGCGGACATCGGGGTTCTGTTTATGCACAACGAGGGCTACAGCACTATGTGTGGCCATGCTGTTATTGCGCTGGGGCGCTTTGCTGTAGACTATGGCCTGGTTAAGTCCCCTACCTCACCAGAGACACAAATAAACATACACTGCCCATGCGGCTTGGTGAAGGCTTTTGTGGAATATTCCAACGGGAAAACTGGAGCCGTGAGATTCCACAGTGTTCCAGCTTTTGTATTTGCCACAG ACGTGAAAGTAACTGTACCGGGATTTGGTGAAATCACAGTAGACATAAGCTATGGAGGAGCTCTGTATGCTTTTGTGAATGCTGACAGCTTTAGAATGGATGTCAGTAAATCCAGAACCAGAGACCTGGTGGATGTGGCCACTGCAGTGAGCAATGCAGTCAAATCTCAG GTGAAGCTGCATCATCCTGTTAGCGATGATCTAGCTTTTCTTTATGGCACCATCCTCACTGATGGCAAAGATGCCTTCTCTGACGAGCCTACAGCCAACATCTGTGTATTTGCTGACGCTCAG gtGGACAGGAGCCCCACTGGATCAGGTGTGACAGCCCGCATCGCTCTGCAGTACCACAAAGGACTGATCCAACTGCACCAGACCAGGAGCTTTAAGAGCGGTACCACAGAAGCTCTATTTACAGGCAAAGCAGTACAG GAGACCACCTGTGGAGAGTTCAAAGCAGTGGTGGTCGAGGTTGCGGGTCATGCCTACTACACAGGAGCAGCCAGCTTCACTCTGGAGAACAGTGACCTCCTTAAGGATGGCTTCCTTCTCAGATGA
- the LOC103042342 gene encoding trans-L-3-hydroxyproline dehydratase isoform X2, translated as MEFPKLPPHDGPVLSVVDMHTGGEPLRVIINGYPEVTGDTVLAKRRYAREHLDHLRKVLMFEPRGHYDMYGALLVQSEIAEADIGVLFMHNEGYSTMCGHAVIALGRFAVDYGLVKSPTSPETQINIHCPCGLVKAFVEYSNGKTGAVRFHSVPAFVFATDVKVTVPGFGEITVDISYGGALYAFVNADSFRMDVSKSRTRDLVDVATAVSNAVKSQVKLHHPVSDDLAFLYGTILTDGKDAFSDEPTANICVFADAQVDRSPTGSGVTARIALQYHKGLIQLHQTRSFKSGTTEALFTGKAVQETTCGEFKAVVVEVAGHAYYTGAASFTLENSDLLKDGFLLR; from the exons ATGGAATTTCCGAAGCTTCCTCCTCATGATGGACCTGTTTTGTCAGTGGTGGACATGCATACTGGAGGAGAACCTTTGCGGGTCATCATAAACGGTTATCCAGAGGTGACTGGGGACACAGTCCTCGCCAAACGGCGTTATGCACGAGAACATCTTGACCACCTTCGTAAAGTTCTGATGTTTGAGCCCCGCGGTCACTATGATATGTATGGAGCCTTACTGGTCCAAAGTGAAATAGCAGAAGCGGACATCGGGGTTCTGTTTATGCACAACGAGGGCTACAGCACTATGTGTGGCCATGCTGTTATTGCGCTGGGGCGCTTTGCTGTAGACTATGGCCTGGTTAAGTCCCCTACCTCACCAGAGACACAAATAAACATACACTGCCCATGCGGCTTGGTGAAGGCTTTTGTGGAATATTCCAACGGGAAAACTGGAGCCGTGAGATTCCACAGTGTTCCAGCTTTTGTATTTGCCACAG ACGTGAAAGTAACTGTACCGGGATTTGGTGAAATCACAGTAGACATAAGCTATGGAGGAGCTCTGTATGCTTTTGTGAATGCTGACAGCTTTAGAATGGATGTCAGTAAATCCAGAACCAGAGACCTGGTGGATGTGGCCACTGCAGTGAGCAATGCAGTCAAATCTCAG GTGAAGCTGCATCATCCTGTTAGCGATGATCTAGCTTTTCTTTATGGCACCATCCTCACTGATGGCAAAGATGCCTTCTCTGACGAGCCTACAGCCAACATCTGTGTATTTGCTGACGCTCAG gtGGACAGGAGCCCCACTGGATCAGGTGTGACAGCCCGCATCGCTCTGCAGTACCACAAAGGACTGATCCAACTGCACCAGACCAGGAGCTTTAAGAGCGGTACCACAGAAGCTCTATTTACAGGCAAAGCAGTACAG GAGACCACCTGTGGAGAGTTCAAAGCAGTGGTGGTCGAGGTTGCGGGTCATGCCTACTACACAGGAGCAGCCAGCTTCACTCTGGAGAACAGTGACCTCCTTAAGGATGGCTTCCTTCTCAGATGA